From the Streptomyces nigrescens genome, one window contains:
- a CDS encoding MDR family MFS transporter: MVKALRTSLGGLPRPFWWLWGETLITSAGGFVLPFLAIYLTSVRGYSVSFASLALTVFGVGSGIASLAGGVLADRLGRRVVLLASEVLAVVGMLALGTARTQIMVLVGTLVVGVGLNATRPARAAAVADLVSEEGRPRAFSLLYWGTNLGSSVAAVSAGLAAEHGFFLLFVVNACANLAAGAVVYRCVPETRPEPVPRRGSKSLPARAVHRDRPFLVLLGSVLLLGILFQQPLVALPLTMTADGLSPAGYGLAMMMNGLVIVIFQIPLTRLAGRIRPEFALAAATVLTGIGLGCTVAVHSVPGYAATVVLWSLGEIVIWPTCMTLVAALAPPHQQGAYQGWFLSVWSVSVALAPLFSSQLIGAFGGTAVVWTACLVLALVAATAHLVLARLRRPV, encoded by the coding sequence GTGGTGAAGGCGCTCCGCACCTCCCTGGGCGGGCTGCCGCGCCCGTTCTGGTGGCTCTGGGGCGAGACCCTCATCACCTCCGCCGGCGGATTCGTCCTGCCCTTCCTGGCGATCTACCTGACCAGCGTGCGCGGGTACTCGGTCTCCTTCGCCAGCCTGGCCCTGACGGTGTTCGGGGTCGGCAGCGGAATCGCCTCGCTGGCCGGCGGTGTGCTCGCGGACCGTCTCGGCCGCCGGGTGGTGCTGCTGGCGAGCGAGGTGCTGGCCGTGGTCGGCATGCTGGCACTCGGCACGGCACGCACCCAGATCATGGTGCTGGTCGGCACGCTCGTGGTGGGGGTGGGGCTGAACGCCACCCGGCCCGCGCGGGCGGCGGCCGTCGCGGACCTGGTGAGCGAGGAGGGCCGGCCCCGGGCCTTCTCGCTGCTCTACTGGGGCACCAACCTGGGGTCCTCCGTCGCGGCGGTCAGCGCCGGCCTCGCCGCCGAGCACGGCTTCTTCCTGCTGTTCGTGGTCAATGCGTGCGCCAACCTGGCCGCGGGAGCCGTGGTCTACCGCTGCGTCCCGGAGACCCGCCCGGAGCCGGTGCCGCGTCGCGGCAGCAAGTCCCTGCCGGCCAGGGCCGTCCACCGCGACCGGCCGTTCCTGGTGCTGCTCGGGTCGGTGCTGCTGCTGGGAATACTGTTCCAGCAACCGCTGGTCGCCCTCCCGCTGACCATGACGGCCGACGGGCTCTCCCCGGCCGGCTACGGACTGGCCATGATGATGAACGGCCTGGTCATCGTCATCTTCCAGATACCGCTGACCCGCCTCGCGGGACGTATACGGCCCGAGTTCGCGCTCGCCGCGGCCACCGTGCTCACCGGTATCGGCCTGGGCTGCACCGTCGCCGTCCACTCCGTGCCGGGGTACGCGGCGACCGTGGTGCTGTGGAGCCTGGGCGAGATCGTGATCTGGCCGACCTGCATGACCTTGGTCGCCGCCCTGGCGCCACCCCACCAACAGGGCGCCTACCAGGGCTGGTTCCTCTCCGTATGGAGCGTCTCCGTCGCCCTGGCACCCCTGTTCAGCTCACAACTGATCGGGGCCTTCGGCGGCACCGCCGTGGTCTGGACGGCCTGCCTGGTCCTGGCGCTCGTGGCCGCCACCGCCCATCTCGTCCTCGCCCGGCTCCGCCGACCGGTGTGA
- a CDS encoding 3-hydroxybutyrate dehydrogenase, which produces MTVIGTPGPVSLDLDGRTALVTGAAGGIGRACALRLAAAGATVRAVDRDTDGLTRLVTDHPNGAPGRIEPCPLDLTDLDAAERAAAGTDLLVNNAGLQLVRPIEEFPPEVFHQVLTVMLEAPFRLLRGALPHMYAQGWGRVINISSVHGLRASPYKSAYVAAKHGLEGLSKTAALEGAPHGVTSNCVNPGYVRTPLVERQIADQAAAHGIPEERVLADILLADSALKRLLEPAEVAEAVAYLCTPQASFVTGTSLALDGGWTAH; this is translated from the coding sequence ATGACCGTGATCGGCACCCCAGGCCCGGTATCCCTCGACCTCGACGGCCGTACCGCTCTCGTCACCGGCGCGGCCGGTGGCATCGGACGCGCCTGCGCGCTGCGGCTGGCCGCGGCCGGCGCCACGGTGCGCGCGGTCGACCGGGACACCGACGGCCTGACCCGCCTCGTGACGGATCACCCGAACGGCGCCCCCGGCCGCATCGAACCGTGCCCGCTGGATCTGACCGATCTGGACGCCGCCGAGCGGGCCGCGGCCGGCACCGATCTGCTCGTCAACAACGCGGGCCTCCAGCTCGTCCGGCCCATCGAGGAGTTCCCGCCCGAGGTCTTCCACCAGGTGCTGACCGTGATGCTGGAGGCGCCCTTCCGGCTGCTGCGGGGTGCGCTGCCCCATATGTACGCACAGGGCTGGGGCCGCGTCATCAACATCTCCTCCGTGCACGGACTGCGGGCGTCCCCCTACAAGTCCGCGTATGTCGCCGCCAAGCACGGCCTGGAAGGGCTGTCCAAGACCGCGGCCCTGGAGGGCGCCCCGCACGGCGTGACCAGCAACTGCGTCAATCCCGGATATGTCCGCACGCCCCTCGTCGAACGGCAGATCGCCGACCAGGCCGCCGCACACGGCATCCCCGAGGAGCGCGTACTGGCCGACATCCTGCTCGCCGACTCCGCCCTGAAGCGGCTGCTCGAACCGGCGGAGGTCGCCGAGGCCGTCGCGTATCTCTGCACCCCGCAGGCGTCCTTCGTGACGGGCACCTCGCTCGCCCTGGACGGGGGCTGGACCGCGCACTGA
- a CDS encoding ATP-grasp domain-containing protein produces MPQRPKIVLVGQLSSFPWVFESAERAGIDLVLVPRGDDSVESAGRAKSVVEVLPLDIDGDPESALSTLVERFRRDPFDGIMPGNEKVVPFVARAARMLGLPGLPEEVAAVVRDKRSMRRLLREAGLGAPGFVSLDGPDRWADALTLRFPVVVKPANGYSSLGVVRVDDKDQLVPAVARTWELCETELRQAGGPADGVGVLVEEYLDGPEVAAESLVHHGRVRVCAIEWKGEMTGPYFEETTVRAPAQLPADVLAAIEAEVIGAHHAFGVTEGATHTELRLIGGVRPVLLEMAARIGGAGVNHYLTHIAGGIDLAAEALRIHLGQEPVCWSQEPVPTGHAAAYSVPVGKGGRIVRVHGLDAVRADPRVDQVVQTVGPGALLRPYPDWAGYPAIVLSHHESDAAAVEFRDHLVRTLHVEYEEES; encoded by the coding sequence ATGCCACAGCGCCCGAAAATCGTCCTCGTCGGTCAGTTGTCCAGCTTTCCCTGGGTGTTCGAATCCGCTGAGCGCGCCGGTATCGACCTGGTGCTCGTGCCCCGGGGTGACGACTCCGTGGAGTCCGCCGGGCGCGCGAAGTCGGTGGTCGAGGTCCTGCCGCTGGACATCGACGGGGACCCGGAGTCGGCGCTGTCCACGCTCGTCGAGCGCTTCCGGCGCGACCCCTTCGACGGGATCATGCCGGGCAACGAGAAGGTGGTGCCCTTCGTGGCCCGCGCCGCCCGGATGCTGGGACTCCCCGGCCTGCCCGAGGAGGTGGCGGCGGTGGTCCGGGACAAGCGCAGCATGCGGCGGCTGCTGCGCGAGGCGGGACTGGGGGCGCCCGGCTTCGTCAGCCTGGACGGCCCGGACCGCTGGGCGGACGCACTGACCCTGCGCTTCCCCGTGGTGGTCAAGCCGGCGAACGGCTACTCCAGCCTCGGCGTGGTCCGCGTGGACGACAAGGACCAGCTGGTGCCGGCCGTCGCCCGGACATGGGAGCTGTGCGAGACCGAGCTGCGGCAGGCCGGCGGGCCGGCCGACGGGGTCGGCGTGCTGGTCGAGGAGTACCTGGACGGTCCGGAGGTCGCTGCCGAGTCCCTCGTCCACCACGGCAGGGTGCGGGTCTGTGCCATCGAGTGGAAGGGGGAGATGACCGGGCCCTACTTCGAGGAGACCACGGTGCGCGCGCCCGCCCAACTGCCCGCGGACGTGCTGGCCGCGATCGAGGCGGAAGTGATCGGCGCGCACCATGCCTTCGGCGTCACCGAAGGCGCCACGCACACGGAGCTGCGGCTGATCGGTGGCGTACGGCCGGTCCTGCTGGAGATGGCCGCGCGCATCGGCGGCGCGGGCGTCAACCACTACCTGACGCACATTGCCGGCGGGATCGACCTGGCCGCCGAGGCGCTGCGCATCCACCTCGGCCAGGAGCCGGTCTGCTGGAGCCAGGAGCCGGTGCCTACCGGTCACGCGGCGGCCTACTCGGTGCCGGTCGGCAAGGGCGGACGGATCGTCCGGGTACACGGGCTGGACGCCGTACGCGCCGACCCCCGGGTCGACCAGGTGGTGCAGACCGTCGGCCCCGGCGCCCTGCTCCGCCCCTACCCGGACTGGGCGGGGTACCCGGCCATCGTCCTGTCCCACCACGAGTCGGACGCCGCCGCCGTGGAGTTCCGCGACCACCTGGTGCGGACCCTGCACGTCGAGTACGAGGAGGAGAGCTGA
- a CDS encoding helix-turn-helix domain-containing protein — translation MTMPTEQPTPEPGPGAGNTPRPVPVPYAPEGTLAGDPAHDPAEAPFLGLLATGAAAEEYERPVLRARAGGAAAGRLAALERAKLLALRVRAELEDRRRREAELSALYATAHDLAGLRDLDAVLRAIVRRARSLLGTEVAYLTLNDPSAGDTYMRVTDGSVSARFQQLRLGMGEGLGGLVAQTARPYVTDSYFHDERFRHTHTIDSGVQDEGLVAILGVPLMLGSGVIGVLFAADRRERVFEHGQIALLAAHAAHAAVAIDTANLLAETRKTLTELEAANEIIRDRSAVIERASDVHDRLTELVLRGGGVQDVAGAVAEVLHGEVEFTEPGGAPAEALDRSRADGHAVRDGADWVAAVGAGGEVLGALVLRGHPALDPVDQRTLERAAMVTSLLLLARRTAGEAEQRVRGELLDDLLNAADRDPRLLRERAARVGADLDAPHVVLAARTDGPRPDDAHSHGTDRHRLRSAASHLAATRRGLAAVRDGGAVLLLPLGPDDDPAHTARETAARLGAALHLPVTVGASAPVPAPAARPAAVADAYAEARRCREALGALGRAGQGAAAADFGFLGLLLADTRDVDGFVHRTLGAVTDYDARRGTELLRTLGAYFACGMSPARTKDALHVHVNTVAQRLDRVSRLLGPDWQTPARALEIQLALRLHQLSSGVAGDTGA, via the coding sequence GTGACCATGCCCACCGAACAGCCGACGCCCGAGCCGGGTCCCGGGGCCGGGAACACCCCGCGACCGGTGCCCGTTCCGTACGCCCCGGAGGGCACCCTGGCCGGCGATCCCGCCCACGACCCGGCCGAGGCACCGTTCCTCGGGCTGCTGGCCACCGGTGCCGCGGCCGAAGAGTACGAGCGCCCGGTGCTGCGCGCCCGCGCCGGGGGTGCCGCCGCCGGCCGGCTCGCCGCCCTGGAGCGGGCCAAGCTCCTCGCGCTGCGGGTGCGCGCCGAACTGGAGGACCGCCGGCGGCGCGAGGCCGAGCTGTCCGCCCTCTACGCCACCGCGCACGACCTGGCCGGGCTGCGGGACCTCGACGCGGTGCTGCGCGCGATCGTGCGCCGGGCCCGCTCCCTACTGGGCACCGAGGTCGCCTACCTCACCCTCAACGACCCGTCCGCCGGTGACACCTATATGCGGGTCACCGACGGCTCGGTCTCGGCACGCTTCCAGCAGCTGCGGCTCGGCATGGGCGAGGGCCTGGGCGGACTGGTCGCACAGACCGCCCGCCCGTACGTCACCGACAGCTACTTCCACGACGAGCGGTTCCGGCACACGCACACCATCGACTCCGGCGTCCAGGACGAGGGGCTGGTGGCGATACTCGGGGTGCCGCTGATGCTCGGCAGCGGTGTGATCGGGGTGCTGTTCGCCGCCGACCGGCGCGAGCGGGTCTTCGAACACGGCCAGATCGCGCTGCTCGCCGCCCATGCGGCGCATGCCGCCGTCGCCATCGACACCGCCAACCTCCTCGCCGAGACCCGTAAGACACTCACCGAACTGGAGGCCGCGAACGAGATCATCCGTGACCGCAGCGCGGTCATCGAGCGCGCCTCGGACGTCCATGACCGGCTGACCGAACTGGTGCTGCGCGGCGGCGGGGTCCAGGACGTCGCCGGGGCGGTGGCGGAAGTCCTGCACGGCGAGGTCGAGTTCACCGAGCCCGGCGGGGCACCGGCCGAGGCACTGGACCGCTCGCGCGCCGACGGGCACGCCGTACGGGACGGCGCGGACTGGGTCGCGGCGGTCGGGGCGGGCGGCGAGGTGCTGGGCGCGCTCGTGCTGCGCGGCCATCCGGCCCTCGACCCGGTCGACCAGCGGACCCTGGAGCGGGCCGCCATGGTCACTTCGCTGCTCCTGCTCGCCCGGCGGACCGCCGGCGAGGCCGAACAGCGGGTGCGCGGTGAGCTGTTGGACGACCTGCTGAACGCGGCGGACCGTGACCCCCGGCTGCTCCGGGAACGCGCCGCCCGGGTCGGCGCCGACCTGGACGCGCCGCATGTCGTCCTGGCCGCCCGGACCGACGGGCCGCGGCCGGACGACGCGCACTCCCACGGCACCGACCGCCACCGGCTCCGGTCGGCGGCCTCCCATCTCGCCGCCACCCGCCGGGGCCTGGCCGCCGTACGGGACGGCGGCGCCGTCCTGCTGCTGCCGCTCGGCCCCGACGACGACCCGGCACACACGGCCCGCGAGACCGCCGCCCGGCTCGGTGCCGCGCTGCACCTGCCGGTCACGGTCGGCGCCTCGGCTCCGGTCCCGGCGCCCGCCGCCCGCCCCGCGGCGGTCGCGGACGCCTACGCGGAGGCCCGACGCTGCCGGGAGGCACTGGGGGCGCTCGGCCGGGCCGGCCAGGGGGCGGCCGCCGCCGACTTCGGCTTCCTCGGGCTGCTGCTGGCCGACACCCGCGATGTGGACGGCTTCGTCCACCGCACGCTCGGCGCGGTCACCGACTACGACGCCCGCCGCGGTACGGAACTGCTGCGGACCCTCGGCGCCTACTTCGCCTGCGGTATGAGCCCGGCCCGCACCAAGGACGCGCTGCACGTCCATGTGAACACCGTCGCGCAGCGCCTGGACCGGGTGAGCCGGCTGCTGGGCCCCGACTGGCAGACCCCGGCACGCGCCCTGGAGATCCAGCTGGCGCTGCGGCTGCACCAGCTCTCCTCCGGCGTGGCGGGCGATACCGGCGCGTAG
- a CDS encoding CsbD family protein: MGDKGAMDKMKGKAKQKAGKITGNERLKGEGRADEAKGRSKGAMSDAKENLQGMKDSLKGKSRS; this comes from the coding sequence ATGGGTGACAAAGGTGCCATGGACAAGATGAAGGGCAAGGCCAAGCAGAAGGCCGGCAAGATCACGGGCAACGAGCGGCTGAAGGGCGAAGGCCGTGCGGACGAGGCCAAGGGCAGGTCCAAGGGCGCGATGAGCGACGCCAAGGAGAACCTCCAGGGGATGAAGGACTCCCTGAAGGGCAAGAGCCGCTCCTGA
- a CDS encoding aspartate aminotransferase family protein has translation MSSDRPAPSGASGAELAATDRATLIHPTLPAHRTDRTVLVSGSGSRVRDAHGREYLDASAVLGVSQVGHGRQELAQAAAEQMTRLDYFHIWGPLSNDRAVELAARLAGLSPEPLRRVYFTSGGAEGNEIALRMARLYHHRRGEPQRTWILSRRMAYHGIGYGSGGVSGFPVYHDGFGPSLPDVHFLTPPHPYRRELFSGAEVTDFCLAELRETIERTGPERIAAMIGEPVMGGGGAVIPPADYWPRVAELLRSYGILLISDEVVTAYGRLGHWFAAEHFGAVPDIMVTAKGLTSGYVPHGAVLTTDEVAAEVTGDHGFPVGYTYTGHPTACAVALANLDIIEREKLAANATVVGDHLGWRLAELTDLPVVGEVRQLGLMLAVELVSDKDSRRPLTGGTLAVADALREQAGILLRTNPNALVINPPLVFSRADADELVDGLRSVLSRTGPDGQVH, from the coding sequence TTGTCCTCAGACCGCCCCGCCCCGTCCGGAGCGTCCGGCGCCGAACTCGCCGCCACGGACCGCGCCACCCTGATCCACCCCACGCTGCCCGCGCACCGCACCGACCGGACCGTGCTGGTCTCCGGCTCCGGCAGCCGGGTCCGCGACGCCCACGGCCGGGAGTATCTGGACGCCTCCGCCGTGCTCGGGGTGAGCCAAGTCGGCCACGGCCGGCAGGAGCTGGCGCAGGCCGCGGCCGAGCAGATGACCCGCCTCGACTACTTCCACATCTGGGGCCCCCTCAGCAACGACCGTGCGGTGGAGCTGGCCGCACGGCTGGCCGGACTGAGCCCGGAACCGCTGCGCCGGGTGTACTTCACCAGCGGCGGCGCCGAGGGCAACGAGATCGCGCTGCGGATGGCCCGCCTCTACCACCACCGGCGCGGCGAGCCGCAGCGGACCTGGATCCTCTCCCGCCGGATGGCCTACCACGGCATCGGCTACGGCAGCGGCGGAGTCTCCGGATTCCCCGTCTACCACGACGGGTTCGGGCCCTCCCTCCCGGACGTCCACTTCCTGACCCCGCCGCACCCGTACCGCCGGGAGCTGTTCTCCGGCGCCGAGGTGACCGACTTCTGCCTGGCCGAGCTGCGCGAGACCATCGAGCGGACCGGCCCGGAGCGGATCGCCGCGATGATCGGCGAGCCCGTCATGGGCGGCGGCGGCGCGGTGATCCCGCCCGCCGACTACTGGCCGCGGGTCGCCGAACTGCTGCGCTCCTACGGCATCCTGCTGATCTCCGACGAGGTGGTCACGGCCTACGGTCGCCTCGGGCACTGGTTCGCCGCGGAGCACTTCGGCGCGGTCCCCGACATCATGGTCACCGCCAAGGGCCTCACCTCCGGGTACGTACCGCACGGCGCCGTCCTGACGACCGACGAGGTCGCGGCCGAAGTGACCGGAGACCACGGCTTCCCCGTCGGCTACACCTACACCGGGCACCCGACGGCCTGTGCCGTGGCGCTGGCCAATCTGGACATCATCGAGCGCGAGAAACTGGCGGCCAACGCCACCGTGGTCGGTGACCACCTGGGGTGGCGGCTGGCGGAGCTGACCGACCTGCCGGTCGTCGGGGAGGTGCGGCAGCTCGGGCTGATGCTGGCGGTGGAGCTGGTGTCCGACAAGGACAGCCGCCGGCCGCTGACGGGCGGCACCCTCGCCGTGGCGGACGCGCTGCGGGAGCAGGCCGGCATCCTGCTGCGCACCAACCCGAACGCGCTGGTGATCAACCCGCCGCTGGTCTTCAGCCGTGCCGACGCGGACGAACTCGTGGACGGGCTGCGGTCCGTGCTCAGCCGGACCGGTCCGGACGGGCAGGTGCACTGA
- a CDS encoding S1 family peptidase: MSKARTRRGTLAGAVLVGAALVGSSAPPAAAVVGGDRAEIKKYPWTVALTSRDVKDPDCAGTLVAPRKVLTASHCVSPATVDGVRVVGGREDLRDTRKGTVRKVAKLWIHPKADTEGNGATYAHDLAVLTLNAPMPYRTLPLATPAQQKLYEEGTPNRVLGWGSTTGRDDDLRVPPLQTALIPNRGDEQCITAYGTRRYQKSYTMCLGYPAGGVSACSGDSGGPVVVRGRLVGVISGGGSCTSRLYPGVAVKAASYYPLLQSRIAG, encoded by the coding sequence ATGAGCAAAGCGAGAACCCGCCGCGGCACCTTGGCGGGCGCGGTCCTGGTGGGGGCGGCGCTGGTGGGGTCGTCCGCCCCGCCCGCCGCCGCGGTCGTCGGGGGAGACCGGGCCGAGATCAAGAAGTATCCGTGGACGGTCGCTCTGACGTCGCGGGACGTGAAGGACCCGGACTGCGCGGGCACCCTCGTCGCGCCGCGCAAGGTGCTGACGGCGTCCCACTGCGTGAGCCCGGCCACCGTCGACGGCGTGCGTGTGGTGGGCGGACGGGAGGATCTGCGGGACACCCGCAAGGGCACCGTGCGCAAGGTGGCGAAGCTGTGGATCCACCCCAAGGCCGACACCGAAGGGAACGGCGCCACCTACGCGCACGACCTCGCCGTCCTCACCCTCAACGCCCCCATGCCGTACCGGACCCTGCCGCTCGCCACCCCGGCGCAGCAGAAGCTGTACGAGGAAGGCACGCCCAACAGGGTCCTGGGGTGGGGCTCCACCACGGGCCGCGACGATGACCTCCGGGTGCCGCCGCTGCAGACCGCGCTGATACCCAACCGGGGCGACGAGCAGTGCATCACGGCGTATGGCACCCGCCGGTACCAGAAGTCCTACACGATGTGCCTCGGCTACCCGGCGGGCGGTGTCAGCGCATGTTCCGGGGACAGCGGGGGGCCGGTCGTGGTGCGGGGGCGGCTGGTCGGTGTCATCAGCGGCGGCGGCAGTTGTACCAGCCGCCTCTACCCGGGCGTCGCCGTGAAGGCGGCCTCCTACTACCCGCTCCTCCAGAGCCGGATCGCCGGATGA
- a CDS encoding NUDIX hydrolase, protein MATPDFIRDLRNSIGRQLLWLPGVSAVVFDGQGRVLLGKRVDTGGWSVIGGIPEPGEQPAETAVREVYEETAVRVVPEGIVLVETMPPTHYPNGDVCQFMDVTLRCRAVGGEARVNDDESLEVGWFAVDALPELEEYALTRIKRALEAGPAWFHGMEEERPGRHPEA, encoded by the coding sequence ATGGCAACCCCCGACTTCATTCGTGATCTCCGGAACTCCATCGGCCGGCAGCTCCTCTGGCTGCCGGGGGTGAGCGCGGTCGTCTTCGACGGCCAGGGCCGTGTCCTGCTGGGCAAGCGGGTCGACACCGGCGGCTGGTCGGTGATCGGGGGCATCCCCGAGCCCGGTGAGCAGCCCGCCGAGACCGCGGTGCGGGAGGTCTACGAGGAGACCGCCGTCCGGGTCGTTCCCGAGGGCATCGTCCTCGTCGAGACCATGCCGCCCACCCACTACCCCAACGGCGATGTCTGCCAGTTCATGGACGTGACGCTGCGCTGCCGGGCGGTCGGCGGTGAGGCGCGGGTCAATGACGACGAGTCGCTGGAGGTGGGCTGGTTCGCCGTGGACGCCCTGCCGGAGCTGGAGGAGTACGCGCTGACCCGGATCAAGCGGGCGCTGGAGGCCGGGCCGGCGTGGTTCCACGGGATGGAGGAGGAGCGGCCGGGCCGGCACCCGGAAGCCTGA
- a CDS encoding S1 family peptidase, which translates to MARHKYLRWPVLAGLMVLVGAGFAVLPAHPAQAVIGGQKSSTAAAPWTVTINLWRQTDTYPRSGQFCGGTLVTPRKVVTAAHCVVDEAPTDLGVVAGRTDLRRHEGRMRKVTKAWIHPRFGRHLENDVAVLTLDKPMPPQYTPLPVATAADTGPYRPGTRARVHGWGLLDNEGREANVLRSANLRVLADRTCQRLNPWGDIDPKMHVCANDPVTGAHHAEGDSGGPLVAGGKLIGIVSWLAGGNATTPTTGVYTRVAAFSREIGRQLG; encoded by the coding sequence ATGGCGCGACACAAGTACCTGCGGTGGCCGGTCCTGGCAGGGCTCATGGTGCTCGTCGGGGCCGGCTTCGCCGTGCTGCCGGCGCACCCCGCCCAGGCCGTCATCGGCGGACAGAAATCCAGTACGGCAGCGGCACCGTGGACCGTCACGATCAACCTGTGGCGGCAGACCGACACCTATCCGCGCTCGGGGCAGTTCTGCGGCGGCACCCTGGTCACTCCGAGGAAGGTCGTCACCGCCGCCCACTGCGTCGTCGACGAGGCCCCCACCGATCTGGGGGTGGTCGCGGGCCGTACCGACCTGCGCCGCCACGAAGGCCGGATGCGCAAGGTGACCAAGGCCTGGATCCATCCGCGATTCGGCCGCCACCTGGAGAACGATGTCGCCGTCCTCACGCTCGACAAGCCGATGCCACCGCAGTACACCCCGCTGCCCGTGGCCACCGCTGCCGACACCGGTCCGTACCGCCCCGGCACCCGTGCCCGGGTCCATGGCTGGGGTCTGCTGGACAACGAGGGCCGTGAGGCGAATGTGCTCCGGTCGGCGAACCTGCGGGTCCTGGCCGACCGGACATGCCAACGGCTCAACCCCTGGGGCGACATCGACCCCAAAATGCACGTCTGCGCCAACGATCCGGTCACCGGCGCCCACCATGCCGAAGGCGACAGCGGCGGCCCGCTCGTCGCCGGCGGCAAGCTGATCGGGATCGTCAGCTGGCTGGCCGGCGGCAACGCCACCACCCCCACGACCGGCGTCTACACCCGGGTCGCGGCCTTCTCCCGCGAGATCGGCCGGCAGCTCGGGTAA
- a CDS encoding MFS transporter, which produces MAAPATSPPASANLRRIVAASLIGTTVEWYDFFLYGSAAALVFNKLFFPGSDPLVGTLLSFLTYAVGFTARPLGALVFGHYGDRLGRKKLLVLSLLLMGGATFAIGLLPTHATVGTAAPVLLTALRLVQGFALGGEWGGAVLLVSEHGDARRRGFWASWPQTGAPAGQLLATGVLSVMTALLSDAAFTSWGWRVPFLLSGVLVIVGLWVRLSVDESPVFRAALARAEARRAEGAALEKMPLVAVLRHHWRDVLIAMGARMAENISYYVITAFVLVYATSHTGLSQQTALNAVLIASALHFAVIPAWGALSDRIGRRPVYLLGAAGVGVWAFPFFALVDSHHFGPLLLAVSVGLVFHGAMYAPQAAFFAEMFATRMRYSGASIGAQFSSVAAGAPAPLIATALLADYDSPTPIALYVIAAALLTLLAVGVARETRSRDLTAVDGNAVEGNAVAGEGRTAGPDGGASSAGPSGGA; this is translated from the coding sequence ATGGCCGCCCCCGCAACCTCCCCGCCCGCGTCCGCGAACCTGAGGCGCATCGTCGCCGCGAGCCTGATCGGCACGACCGTCGAGTGGTACGACTTCTTCCTCTACGGGTCCGCCGCCGCGCTGGTGTTCAACAAGCTGTTCTTCCCCGGGTCCGATCCGCTCGTCGGGACCCTGCTGTCGTTTCTGACGTACGCGGTGGGCTTTACCGCGCGGCCCCTCGGGGCGCTGGTCTTCGGGCATTACGGGGACCGGCTGGGGCGCAAGAAGCTGCTGGTGCTGAGCCTGCTGCTGATGGGCGGGGCGACCTTCGCGATCGGGCTGCTGCCGACCCATGCGACGGTCGGCACGGCGGCGCCGGTGCTGCTGACCGCGCTGCGGCTGGTCCAGGGGTTCGCGCTGGGCGGTGAGTGGGGCGGCGCGGTGCTGCTGGTGTCGGAGCACGGGGACGCCCGGCGGCGCGGGTTCTGGGCGTCCTGGCCGCAAACCGGCGCACCCGCCGGGCAGTTGCTGGCCACCGGGGTGCTGTCGGTGATGACGGCGCTGCTGTCGGACGCGGCGTTCACGTCCTGGGGCTGGCGGGTGCCGTTCCTGCTCTCGGGCGTGCTGGTGATCGTGGGGCTGTGGGTGCGGCTCTCGGTGGACGAATCACCGGTGTTCCGGGCCGCGTTGGCGCGTGCCGAGGCCCGCCGGGCGGAGGGTGCCGCGCTGGAGAAGATGCCGTTGGTGGCGGTGCTCAGGCACCACTGGCGGGATGTGCTGATCGCGATGGGGGCGCGGATGGCCGAGAACATCTCGTACTACGTGATCACGGCGTTCGTGCTCGTGTACGCGACCTCGCACACCGGGCTGTCGCAGCAGACCGCCCTGAACGCCGTACTGATCGCCTCGGCGCTGCACTTCGCGGTGATCCCCGCCTGGGGCGCGCTCTCGGACCGGATCGGGCGCCGGCCGGTCTATCTGCTCGGCGCGGCCGGTGTCGGCGTCTGGGCGTTCCCGTTCTTCGCGCTGGTGGACTCCCACCACTTCGGGCCGCTGCTGCTCGCGGTGAGCGTCGGCCTGGTCTTCCACGGTGCGATGTACGCGCCGCAGGCAGCCTTCTTCGCGGAGATGTTCGCGACCCGGATGCGGTACTCGGGCGCCTCGATCGGTGCCCAGTTCTCCTCGGTCGCGGCCGGTGCGCCCGCCCCGCTGATCGCAACCGCGCTGCTCGCCGACTACGACAGCCCGACGCCGATCGCCCTGTACGTCATCGCCGCCGCGCTGCTGACGCTGCTCGCGGTGGGGGTCGCGCGGGAGACCCGCAGCCGGGATCTCACCGCGGTGGACGGGAACGCGGTGGAGGGGAACGCGGTGGCCGGCGAGGGCCGCACGGCCGGTCCGGACGGCGGGGCGTCATCGGCCGGACCGTCCGGAGGGGCCTGA